The nucleotide sequence aattgtcggcctgacctggcagtcggccaacaataaaaTATAAAATGGAGTCACCggtagtgccacctccccttttacGGTGGCCGCGCCACCCAGCCACGGAAAGGGCACCGATAGAAAAATCTGTCGGGAGCACCAACCGACAGCGGtgtcgctcccgcggggcaatttcggaaaggggcaattttggaaagggtcgccaccggttggtaaggggtcggcatgTGCACGACATGGCGGGAAAACAGGCAGGGCAGTCCCGTACACCACTCCTAAACTGAAGGAGGGCAATATCGAAAATGGCGGCCCTTCCACAGTGACCTGGCGGCCAGTCTGCACCGACCCTTGGCCGCTGCTTTCAGTCAGCCatggggccttatagaaaggggcaattacgGCCCATCGTATGCTGAGGAACAATAAaatgaagggggaaaaaaaactcTACTGAGCTCGTATAATTTGAAACACATTGTTACATAAATGTATTACCCTTCCTGCCAGGAGCCATTCCAACATCGTCTATCCCACATGTTTCTTATCCTTAGCAAATTGACATTATTGCCTTTGGGTCCATTAATTTGCTTCACGTCGGTAACACTGAAGGCATGAAATTCTGCATGTTCATTGGACCCTGGATGACAAATAGTATAAAACAAATGATACACTGGATTCAAATTTACTTAATGCCAATTATCTCATTGATTGATCATAAACTATTTGTAGATATTTTCCATAGTTTGGAATTATTGACTTTACCTTTGGCTGACCCATGAACAGAGCAACTAATAAAGCTCGTATCATTTAAATCCTTCATCAACTCGAATTTTGATCTTTCTGGAAAGCTGAAGTGAGCACTTTGATCATTGTTTTTTCTAGAACTCTTCAGAGTCCATCTGTCAGCCAGGCCTCCTGTGATGTCCACTAGAGCTTCACCCACTTGTCCAGCCCATAGCTGTTCATAGCAACCGTGGAGTCTTTGAAAAATATATAAACAGCCTTAACCACAGTTATCACCAAATACTACACAATTTAAATTCATCTTTACATCTTAGATTACTTACATCTAAACACCATAAAATTAAAAGCATCAAGATACTTTCAAATCTGAGGTAAAAGGGACACACTTGCCAAAACTTTCAAATTGTATTAAAACAGTCATGCAATCAAAATGTAACAACATTTCTTAACCCATGCTGTAACAATGTGACAGCGTGAATCTGAAATGCTTTATTCCTGGAGAAATGTGATCATATAAGTGAGTACCAGTTTAATGAAATGTTCAAATCACTTTCTGCAATATTGATATATTAATTTAAAACTTATAGTGAATAAGAATGGAAAAGTATATTGATTCATACCATCTAACTGGTCGTATACAATGATACAAAGTCACCAAAAATCCTCTGCATAGAGGTCTTGGTCCCCTCCAGCACTGATCCCACTGGAATTGGCAAGGTCAGCAAGAATTCACCTAATTTGCATAGGGCCAGCAGGCATAAGCAACACTATTGGTGCATCTCGGCGCTTGCCTGTCCCGTGCACCAGAACATCAAAGCCTGCTTACCATACAGAGGGAGGAATTGCCCAAACACCCCAACATAGCCATGGCACCctatgtatcatagaatcatagaatagaatcctagaatggttacagcatggaaggcagccattcagcctgtcaagcccgtgccgactctcagctagtcccactcccctaccttTTCCCAGTAaccatgcaattttttttccttcagattcttatccaactcccttttgaaagataaattgagtctgcctccaccaccctttcaggcagtgcataccagaacccaaccactcgctgcgtaaaaaaagttttttcttatatcgcctttggctcttttgcaaatcaccttaaatcagtgtcctctggttctcgacccttctgtcaatgggaacagtttctctctatctactctgttcagccccctcatgattttgaacacctctatcaaatctcctctcaatcttctctgctccaaggagaacaaccccagtttttccagtctatcaacgtaactgaagtccctcattcctggaatcattctcataaatcttttctgcaccttctcgaaggccttcacatccttcctaaagtgtggtgcccagaattggacacaatactccagttggggccaaaccagtgttttatacaggtgtgTCATAATTTCCACTCttccacttttgtactctatacctctatttatgaagcttaggattccataagcctttttaactactttctcaatctatcctgccatcttcaacgatttatgcacacatatcctcaggtctctctgtttctgcaccccctttaggattgtaagaAGACCATTCAAGATTTTATTTGTAAAACAAAATACAATCTTTCTTCAGGGATGCAGGCCATTTGCATCAAAGATAACTGCCTCTGTTGTAGAAAATTGGAATCAGATCCAATTGTCATCAATTCAGAATGCTTTTTCTTGCATTAGCAACTGTTGTTcccaattattttaaaacaataGAAGTTATAAAGAATTTGAAACAATTACAGGAGAATATCAACCTCCCAATAATTTTACAATCAAAACTGGATTTTCATGTATGAATATTCTTCTCTTCTTAGACAGAACCTCAGAGTCGAGGATAACTTTATGAGTATTAGCACACTAAAACAATCATGTACAATGGATGTACTGGTTAAGTAGAATTACAAAGGCTACTTACAAAACAGGGGTGaattttttttctcatttatatAAATGGAATGAAGAGGAATAGTACATTCTAACTTGTATGCCTGGAGAAAATCCATATAGGAGAGTGAATTGTTATGCGACTTTAGAAGCCCTCAATTCAATGTAATAAGTGTTTATTAAAATGTCACATTGGAACTTTGCAGTTGGATCACTAAAAATTCCTTACTTGGCATATGCCTTTTCCAGTAATGGTAGCCAAAACACCTCTTCAGAGCGACAACGAGAAAAGCAGAGCCTGTGACCAATACATGGTAACCGATCATCTATTATAACTTCAACCCACTGTCCAAACTTCCAAAATCTGCACCTTAAACATCCAGACTGTATCCATGAGTCCTGGCCTGGGGGTATCACCTGCGTTTAATATCAAAGGGGATAAGGTGCAGCATGAACAACAGAAGATGAAAAGTGTTTTGATTAAAACTATAGCAACATTATACTATTAAAAGATTAGCATAATTTTGAATGGTTTGATAATTCCAACTGTACATTTCCTAATGTTGTTCAGTCTTCCCAATTCATCCCCCACTCTGCCAAATTTCTCATTTTCCGACTAAACGTTTACCTCTCCACTGATAAAAGTATTGCGAAGTTCTCCTTTTGGAAGGAGTGCAAATAGTTGTTACCTTAAAACTGCTGATGAGAGGCAGCCCGGCAACAAACGTAATggtcctgaatttgcagtcggtatGACGGCGTACTCTGACAGTACGccctcataccgcctttgaaactgactgcaagtttgggatttccacATGCGCTTGCGCTAAATCCTGAATTGCGATTTGTCAAGTTCCGACTGCACATAGGTTATGTTGCGTCTTTCACCTCCTGATACAAATGAACGTGCTGGCGAAaaattgggctaattgcccacctactgcGAGATAATTATGCTGAAAATGTTTAAGTCTGATGCAAACAGGTGCAGGAAGCCTGTTGCACAGCGTAAGGGGACCGGATGAAAAAATTATATTACAAAAAGATCTGTAACAAGACTATAATGAGAGATTTATTTTAAGAGGTTATCATAATGAAGTGTTTGTAAGCACATTGAATAAAGCATTAAGTGAGTGAATTGTCGCCTTTTTTTAAATGATCAGAGTGGCAAAGTAATGAGAGACTTGTACTGTCAGTATGTGTTACAAGATGTTTGTAACaactggggctggatttttggctggcTTGCACCTCTGTTAACATTCCGGAATGGCGGTAAAGGGTGTCTAAATGCTTACCGCCAGGCAGCCAGCTTTACTGCCCGGCTGGCGAATCCGGCTCAGGGTTTCCAATGGCGCAAAAACTTACTACCCCGCCCTGTAGGTTCGTTCAGATCATGACGCCATATCATTGTGCAACATTAGGTGCTAATGCCGCATTGAACATCCGCCCTAAGTGACGCCTGAAAAATCAGGCCGTCCCACGGTCGAGTAGGTGCTATTTACTGCATGtttaaattgagggaggaggatcctaaatcGGAGGTCACATTAACTACaacatttgcgcacagcatgctgcaTGAAGTTCAAACTTTAAAGCGGCAGCTTTATCTgctattacagtgtccttacaacttcagtgaaataatttaatgggggcattacttgttcACCATCGTATCCTGCTCCATGCTACTGCTAggcggcgtcaagatagaagggctcttGGTCACGTCAGCTTATgggtgaggagaggccgaagacgtctggggaggagggcttacaagCAGCAACGCTCATGCTTCCAGctctccgaggagcagtgtgtgagaaggctgcgcttcagaaaggGAGATATGCCATCTCCAACATGCAGATCTGTAGCCTTACAGCGGCATCAGGACTGCGATGtctgtcgcagtgaaggtgactgtggcactggcattctatgcctccggctccttccaggctgtagcagggaacatatgcagcatctctcaatacgctgaacatcgctgcattcgccacatcacaaaggctctgtacacccacagaatggacttcagaACGTTCCCAataagcagggagagccagaatgagcaggcatgtgggtttggcagaattgcgggcttcccaagggttcaaggagtcattgactgtacacacgtggccttgcgagcaccaccacacacacacacacacacacacacacacacacacacacacagaggtatTTAGAAgccaaaagggataccactccctaaacgtgcagctggtgtgcgaccacatgcagcgtatcctcgcagtgaatgcctgctatccagggagcgcacatgatgctttcatcctgcatgagagcactgtctcacgatTGTTTCGGCCACCACGGGAACAgcgtggctggctgctcggggtcAACGGAtagggcctagccacctggctcaggaccccccctccgcaaccccaccacagaaatggagcagcgctacaatgagagccatgcgggCACCcggaacatcatcgaacagacaatgggggtactcaagcagcatttctgatgcctggactgctctggaggcagtcttcaatactcccctcaacaggtctcggaattcattgtggtgtgctgcatgctacacaactcggCCATCGTGAGGGGCCAAACATtgtcagtggggattgcagcctcacctgaggaggaggaggatgacgaacaGGAGCCTGGCAAGGTCCGAAATggctagccacaccatccacgtgggaggcagcatggagatgttgCCGGACCAAGAGCTGCATGGTGGCAACTCATAATGGATTGGATCTCTTGAATGCAGgatgctgagggatgcagctaatactggccgcgctatgtgccaccataatggcacatctccggTAAAGTTTGCAATGATACACAAGATGCCAATGGCAAACAGTGAAAGTAACATTTTACTGAAACAAAAAAACAAAATACAACATCCTGTTACAGCGCACTCAACAACAAAGTGCAGTAATGTACCTTAATTATTAAAGACGGGATTAACAATCTTCAGTGCTTGTCCCCAACGTGGTCCTAGTCCTTAATCCAACTTGGCCTGATCTTTCCTCCCCTTAACCTTTATCCCCCTCCCATGCCGACTGCTCctactcaatgaggcctcagtggctACAGGCtgtttgagggctgctgtgtgtgtgggcttGACAGTACAGACAGCCTACGAGGACACCTTGGACgatctctgggcctggaaggcccggctgcagactcctCCACCACAGCATCGGTGGCAGCAGTCCGTGATGGCTCAGGTGCAAggtcagagtggcagtggtgggagccagaatgctgtcttcTTGagaaaggacagcaccttccatttccaggggtCCATTGCCACTCacacggggcagagcctcagcatataGAGCACGATGTGTGacgacaacttgctggcctgcttcggcaccatcacttCCCTGTTGGACAGTGGAAAACACAGtgtggatggcagcagtcagtgatcgcaTGGCATTATCTAGCTGTTGCGTGGCTTGTGCCTGCAATGCGATCgctgctgccacatcacccatggcacgcgccataccctctgggactccactatcactgctggagcccatctgcctctgtgagcagccaaggatgggctcgctggACTCCTGAAATGGATGGGCAATGCGTGAGGCTGCCTCCGCTGCACTCACAGCAAGTGTGTTGATGCTTTGTGGGACCCGACCCAATGCACCTATGAAGTCGCGGTGCATTTCCGTGTTCTCCCTGGATaaagccaccaagtccaggtccacatctgcctgtctctgagcaggactactgtgccgaatcatcctctggggagctggcttctgagcttcccctcccgctCGGCGTTGCAGTAGGCCACTGGGGTCAGGAGCCTCAGACTCATCAAAGCCCCGAAAGGAGACATTGTTCCCCGATGTTGTGTccccactcggtgggactgatggggtctccTTCGTCATCTCCCTCATGCCCAGATGTCGACGGCTCACTGGAAGGCTACTGCGCTTATGGCTGATCATCtggaagcacaaagcaacagacgtgtggttagcagcaggggaggggcgggctgataagaggaaggtggcatttgacatctatatgtaaagggcCACTTGATATTAGGGGGCAAGGAACTCACATCAATCGCAAAAGCCGTTCAAATACCATCACTACCTGTAGGGGATTCGGCCTTGCCGCTGGCCACCACGTGAACTGGGGTAcccatgagggccgacacttgCTGCTCCACCTTGGTTAGATCCTGTAGTTCAGGCTCTCCGCCTCTGGTCCGCTGCTGCTCCCGGCGATTATGTGCTAACTTGGCctacaataagagcaagaagaaggattgagtaagtgtgcagctcctctttgccacatgtgccttccataataGAATAGGTGCCACTGTCTGGAAGTGCAAATATGTTCATTATAATCTGCGTGGCTGTGGACTGAGGAACTGGGAGGAGATGTGTCCGGTAGCATTGTGGATCAGGGTCATGTTTGGGCAACGCATATCAACAGTGGAAGGGAAATGCGAGGAGGGGGTCACAATGATTAGGGTACAAGAGGGTCCACGCTGCCTGAATgaactgagcctccagctttcaggtggctttaACAACTCACAGCATGGCCTGGAACacagagaaggggcagctccatcaagactttacattgtgtgagacagtgatcttgcaaccatggcaggggtCCATAAATGTAAAGGGTACACACCCTGACGATCCTCAtgtggtcattaaacttcttgcggcatcgTGCCTGCTGCTGACACCTCCAGGGCTATCTCCCCACAAATCATTCTGAACACCCTTGGCACGGGCCACTTTCCTCCCACTAGATGCAttgcaggccacctcctctcaatggcctgAACTAGGGCCTCAAGCGGCCGTTGCAGAGAAGCAGCGTGCTCTCTGGCATCCCTCCTGTTGCGCCATACCTCCCGCTCTGAGCGAAGTGGGCCGGTGGATCTGCACATGTGCAACCGAAATCGGCGCGCCCTAAACTTTTGCCTGGGCCCGGGAAGCTTCGCGcacgtctgcgcatgcgcaaagtcCAGAGCATTTTTTGTGCCGCGGTTTTTGACTGGGGCCACTAAGCACAGGTGTGTAacacctgatttagcgcccccgatcactgaacctcaGTTTCGACCGAATTTCACGGACGGAGGTGCAAACTCTTTCAAAGCGCTATCAGGACCGTCCTACCGTGATTAACGCCCCAAAATTaccaaacccgaaaatccagcccccgaTGTTTATGAATTTTGAATAAACATACTTTGTTCTAATGAGAGATTTACAATAACATATTGTTACCATGAGAAGATTGCAGTTACAGAATTTATTATAATGGCAGCCTTTTAGTGTTAGATTCCACTTTGCAATCACGTATATCTGTATAAAGGAGAGACAAAGAAAGCCCCCCCCGGTATTCCTGTTGAGTTTAGCCAGAATTTCACTTTGGGAGTATTAAGTAAATCAACTTGAAAGATTGTCAGAATATTAAAATAAATGTTGCCCCATTATTTGTTGTTTTGAAGATTTTGGTTGCTGCCAAGCTTATGCATGATATGTAAATGTGATGTACTCCGGTCAGCTTGTAATTTGTACCACCATGAACCTTGGGTCTGTGCTTCTTAATGAATGCTTGATACTGCATTGTCTTCTATAAATCATACAAATcagcaatctcctctgtttcctgattggctaagaatcaggaagtgaaaggagcattgccccacgtgatcccaggtttgcTTACGCACAATGGTGCGCCTCTGAGCTCCGTGGTGCACTACACTGTGTGCAA is from Pristiophorus japonicus isolate sPriJap1 chromosome 6, sPriJap1.hap1, whole genome shotgun sequence and encodes:
- the LOC139265882 gene encoding uncharacterized protein encodes the protein MISHKRSSLPVSRRHLGMREMTKETPSVPPSGDTTSGNNVSFRGFDESEAPDPSGLLQRRAGGEAQKPAPQRMIRHSSPAQRQADVDLDLVALSRENTEMHRDFIGALGRVPQSINTLAVSAAEAASRIAHPFQESSEPILGCSQRQMGSSSDSGVPEGMARAMGDVAAAIALQAQATQQLDNAMRSLTAAIHTVFSTVQQGSDGAEAGQQVVVTHRALYAEALPRVSGNGPLEMEGAVLSQEDSILAPTTATLTLHLSHHGLLPPMLWWRSLQPGLPGPEIVQGVLVGCLYCQAHTHSSPQTACSH